A section of the Mesotoga infera genome encodes:
- a CDS encoding MBL fold metallo-hydrolase, whose protein sequence is MDENCYVVEETDRVTIIDPGWGVSSELLPFVGSKQVRILLTHGHADHIFDLDKIISDEIVIHELDRDMLIDPEKSLLNIFGKEVLLLEEAKIWTPEILDGQWKCLHTPGHTEGSCCFLYGEKQLFSGDTVFSNSIGRTDLPGGNEIEMQKSIQQLRRLFNELPCLRVFPGHGPEATAQVILRENPFFR, encoded by the coding sequence ATGGATGAGAATTGCTACGTGGTGGAGGAAACGGACAGGGTGACCATTATCGATCCGGGATGGGGAGTTTCTTCTGAACTTCTCCCTTTTGTAGGAAGTAAGCAAGTGCGTATTCTGCTAACTCACGGTCACGCTGATCACATCTTTGATCTCGATAAAATAATCTCAGATGAGATCGTTATCCACGAGCTGGATAGAGATATGTTGATTGATCCAGAGAAAAGTCTTCTGAATATTTTCGGAAAAGAGGTGCTGCTACTGGAAGAAGCTAAGATATGGACACCCGAGATTCTTGATGGTCAGTGGAAGTGCTTGCATACTCCAGGGCACACAGAGGGTTCTTGCTGCTTCCTCTATGGCGAAAAGCAATTGTTTTCCGGAGATACGGTCTTTTCTAATTCCATTGGAAGAACCGATCTTCCAGGTGGAAATGAAATCGAAATGCAGAAAAGCATACAGCAACTCAGGCGACTTTTCAATGAACTTCCCTGTCTGCGGGTTTTCCCGGGCCACGGACCGGAAGCAACTGCACAAGTTATCTTGAGAGAAAACCCCTTCTTTAGGTAG